In a genomic window of Labeo rohita strain BAU-BD-2019 chromosome 20, IGBB_LRoh.1.0, whole genome shotgun sequence:
- the tmem244 gene encoding transmembrane protein 244, producing the protein MLLDYCCRCCGTTLIKRHGQLPINSKLHDTWAVLQNLLMCMVCFYSLYYIVVSLCIGILRVEEVDSLLAPFDYTTQPSWQSPKYLVSVISTEVTYVLGGLIFAWIVEEWVWDYAITVTLLHVALTVAVMADFPSTEHWWIALGSGLLMMIFGGQLLAYRLFRSNFVHPADLQNF; encoded by the exons ATGTTGTTGGACTACTGTTGCCGGTGTTGTGGGACCACGCTGATCAAACGCCATGGCCAACTGCCCATCAACAGCAAGCTCCATGACACTTGG GCTGTTCTTCAGAATCTGTTGATGTGTATGGTGTGCTTCTACTCTCTCTACTATATTGTGGTCAGTCTCTGCATCGGCATTCTCAG GGTGGAAGAGGTGGACAGCTTGTTAGCACCTTTTGACTACACCACTCAACCATCATGGCAAAGTCCCAAATATTTAG TGAGTGTGATCTCCACAGAGGTCACGTATGTTCTGGGTGGGCTAATATTCGCGTGGATCGTGGAGGAGTGGGTGTGGGACTACGCCATCACTGTCACACTGCTGCACGTCGCTCTGACCGTAGCAG TTATGGCTGATTTTCCCTCAACAGAGCATTGGTGGATTGCTCTCG GCTCTGGGTTATTGATGATGATTTTTGGTGGGCAGCTCCTGGCTTACAGACTCTTCAGAAGTAATTTTGTGCATCCTGCAGATCTTCAGAATTTCTGA